TTTAATAGTTCCCATTGTTTTTTGTCATGAGGAAAGACGAAATATCAATGGATATTTAAACCCCATAAGTAACAAGCAGTTTTTGTCATGGTACTCcttcatgaataatgataataaaagtaGGCGGGTTTTAACACAAAGGACCAGTCACTATAGGAATATGAATAGATCTCGTGTTTTCCCTGTTTACAAATCGCGtgacattatttaattgtgttaGAATCTTGATATTTATGATCAAATGGAAGCTTTGCATGATTTTCACTGAATACATATATGCTGCATATGTGATcgatatttttttaatgcacgTTATTTATTTGTTGGGATGACAGGTGATGATActgctaatacatgtaccattaaaCACGCTAGCAAAGTACTTTCGGTCATAAATACCGCCgctgaaaaaaaatgaaattagaaatcagtacaaatcttattgttatttaaatagttattttatttatattaaaactGTTAACTGTCAACACACGTTTCGTTCAAACTCTATATTATATTGTGAAGTACTAAATAAAAACACCCCCTCTCCTTTCCTCAGGCTCTTGATCAAATTAGCCTTGACgcaaaatatcataaatatttggGCTTGTATAACTATTGATGAAAATACCTTGATTATTTaatcttatatttaaaaaccaCGTGCTGTGAAAATACAAGTACAGTATATGCATTTAAGTCTCTATGTTTTggttaattatacatgtattatgggtTTCTAGAATAATGAACCAAAAGATCCACATGTAATgtgtaaagttttaaaaattgctaaaacgcatcaaagatgtgtatggccgagttgcagtttggaaaattatgcacgcttgcattcactaagtaaaaacatgcacatatttaatatagtttataagtatgaagctttgaatggctgCAATAGGTATtgagtgtgataatgaccttgacctttggatttcaaaagcaacatgaatcttgaatgtcatcaggattggaagtctgataaacatgcaccagcaagtacatgtataaaagttagaggcaagctcaaatctacagtatatagtgaaaaagagaccttgacctttaatcttttgacctcaaaataaataggaaccttcctcttttggatgtgatcaaaatattgaagtctgacaaagacgcaccaagtagtatgaaatTTAGAGActggacaagctcaaatctatggcatttagtgacaaagtgaccttgaccttttgacctcaaaataaatagaaaccttcctcttttggatgtgatcatgttatgcaagtctcacaaagatgcaccaaaaagtatgaaagttagagaccggacaagctaattgtggacacCGCCCGCCCATCCGAACGGAACAGCATGCAATAATAAAATTCTGTAATGACCTAGGGAAAACCAATAGAGGCACACAAAAAAAGAAGATGGAAGTTAAAGGGAATAATCAGaatatatccaaattgttgATTTACAAGTGATATAAATAGTTTTCTGgtgatgtgtttgatttctttgcAAGTCTAGCAAATGGCACagtaaattaaattaaattaaattttccGATTTGCAGTTCAATGAGATTTAAGATTTAAGCTGGATTTTGTTTCCTTCCTTGATAAAGGTACAGGTCCCACATCTAGGGTCGCTGCATTTCTGAACAGATGGAATATCCTCCTGGATTGTAAGAGGCTTTGGTTAACATCTTTTTTAGATCGGGGCCTGTCGTCGGCTGTTGATAATATCTCTGGGCTGTAGGCGAAAGTACTAGTTGGAACTGATCATTGATTAGGCCCTATCATGTgatcattttggattttattcttttaaattatacacacacatttcCAATGTTGATACTTACACAATGATCAACACAATGCACATAATCTATCAATTCCTCTTCACAAGTCTCCTCTTCAATGGCAGGTTTAACAGCTACTCTTTCATTACACTTGTCCAGTATTTCCTTTAACTCAGCACATTTCGGTTTTGCAGCACAATCGTCCCTTAATACCGAATGAGGATCCTGATAAAACAACATATTTATTACAAGTACCATGATTAGTTAGTGtcacaatttattttcatttttattattttaatgttttaaaatcccttgtggaaccagtttttttttttataggtcTTGACGTCAGGGGCCTGAGCCTTTCCAATTGGGGGGGAAAATAGTGACATTTACTTGAAAATAGATTCAAGAACAATTATGGCTGgttgctttaaaatatgttatctagcatagagacagcagtacaaaacatactGGAAAAATGACATATAAAATGTAGAATATTTCAAACAAGAGACCCAATGgatcacatcgctcacctgagtcaccttggcccatatttaacaagagatgtttgtaaaacatatatgccccccatggtgcaaagtTGAAAacggttatacacatgcatcatttaattgatagtagtactGTATCACCAATTccaaatattgagcagacaatatcttcctatgtcaagagtggattgaccatgtgacctcaaaatcaataggggtcatctactccttatgctgtaccagtgtaccaattttggtgtcaatcaagcaattaattcttaaaacataggaaacaatatattactatttccagtttgacccttgaacatgtgacctcaaaatatataggggtcatcttctcctgaacaTGTACcggtgtacaaagtttgatgtctgtcaagcaaagggttctcaagatattgagcagagactatattcttatgtccagtttgacccttgacctttgaccatgtgacttcaaaatcaaggTGGGTCGTCTTCTTTTGAAGATGTACccgtgtaccaagtttgatgtctgtcaagcaaagggttctcaagatatcgagtggacagtatattcctatgtccagtttgacccttgaccttgtgacctcaaaatcaaaacgGGTCGTCTTcttttgaagatgtaccagtgtacaacAAGAGTATTTCTTATAATGACCTAACTTTAGTTATTACAGTTTCCTGTGCATAGTTTTGAATCACAGCTTTGTTTTGCTGGCACCACCACATGGCTTGCTGTTGTTGTTGATGTCAGCCATTTTAACAATCACCACGCTTGATATGAGGCTTTCTCATATTGATTTAAGCATTTCAAGAAGTTGCAGgtgtaaaattaaaaccaatGTCAAAGGGGATGAAAAAATCAtggaatttttaattttttttttttatcttttctcAAATGCTTTAATAACAAACTTTTGAAtcaagtgtgtgtgtgttttcctCAGTCAGTCAGAAGAAAGTAAATAGGTTaggtgtgtgtggaggggggtggggggtggttAGGGGTTAATTTCCAGATCACCCATATTGTTCAATATCGCATTTTGATTCcttgtacattgattattgtgtAAACTTGGGTACAGGAGGGTGTATGGTatctttcaattatttgtaattctattttattttcatagtgTTTTTACATCGTGAGAGTCAGACACAATCAAtgtgaatatttcaaaacaattttatttaaacTTCCTAAGTAATCTAATGAGACTgctatatgatttttaaaacgaTATGACACTTAAATACTTTTCAGTAATCTCAGAGCTCTGAGATttggcttggctgaatatttggacttgACGCCTTCActgaatctcggagcagtccttcaaaattcatgtctggaaatttactttcagcatCAGctggttctagcaattaatgtgcacttaggtgacccTGCTGTTCACTTCAAATGAGTTAGTTGACTGTTAaaccaaatctgtatcactattaatgctgcattacttaccgtttaagtatgtaaattcaagaaaataaaactatcactaaattttccgttcaaatgaagacttccatggcacaatattttatctcccgaaATTTAAGAGTTCCtgtagtttgttttttaaattagtgATACAAGTAGGTATGtggagatacaatgtatcagtaacgagataaaacagactataggaactcttcaatttctgGTGAtgaaatattgtgccatggaagtcttcatttgaacggaaaatttagtgacaaTTTTCATACCTAGAtggtaagcaatgcaaaattgatAGTGATATAGAGTTGTTTAACAGTTAAATCACTTATTGAAGCAAACAGCAGTGTCATCTAAGTGCACAGTAATTTCTAGAACCGATCGAAGCGgaatgtaaatttccagacatgaattatgaaggtcTGCTCCAAGATTCTGTGAAGCCAGAAGGCGTCCGTCCAAATATTCAaccaagccgaatctcaaccgataTTAACTTTTTAGGTGTAGTAATATATTTCAGGGTCTGTACTTTTGCTGAAAGAAATCAACATGTCCAATATGTCAAAGGACAACTCTGATTTATGCCTTGAAAATTTTTCACTACTGATCAACCCATCTGAAGAATTTAAATTATTTGCTTCGTGTTGCTTCATTGAGGTTTATCAAATCTATATGAAGTTTTAAGGAAACACTATTATCTTGCAAATTTTTAATCTTACAATTAAGTCCtcttcttcctcctcctcctctgCTTCTTCCTGCAAAAATAAAGTagtatcaaaataaaatgactCACAATAATCTCATACTacaacatatatgtacaatggactatatcaatttttaaaactaaagATTGCAAAAGCGAAACAAGATCAGTAGCGTAGATAGGAATAAAATAATTGTAAGCAGGGGGTCTGGTGGgtatatatttcaattataGGGCCATATATAAAagaatgtttgtttcccctccccTGGGTCTGACTTTTGAAACAGACCAGGCAGGCAGGTgtggttttttgggtttttttttaattttgttggaAACACCTATGAAAAAGTAGCTCAGAGCACCGATAGTCATTTTCAATACTGTACATCAGAAGAAGAGTACGCCATGTATTGATCGAGCTTGTTTTTATGTTGGTCACTGGATTGACATGTCTGCTGgcatttataattcatattcttGGACATGTTAGTGTGAATGCATTCAGTGGATGCAATATGTTGGTTTACTTTACGAATACCTACATAGAAAGATTACATCTTTTCAgagaaaacattgaaaacaaaaacatttattcTGGACTTAGTAGAAACAGATGTACTTAATAACATATCAGAATGAAAGAAATGTACTTATTAAATAATAACTTATTTGTTCATGAAAACCTGGCTTGAAATTATACCATCTATTGCATACAGGAACATTAGTCATCTGTCTTCATgtcaatgtatttcaaatttttatttccATGTTCTCATTTCTGCACGGACTTTGAATGTGTTGCAATACATGTTGTGAATTAAAAGTCCTTTAAATGGCTGTAAACAGTCTTATACACTACCTGAACATTTGATGGAAGGCATTCTATTGAATGAGTCGCAAAGCATGACCGTCTAGTACGTGTTAACATGGGTTTTGTACATTTGAAGCTCACAAGAAAAGGTACATTTTCTTCATCACTTCTTTTGAAACATCgtctctctatatatactcctgttgtTAGCACCATGGTGTGAATAAGTTTTgaggtatttacatgtatataaatgtcgtctctctatatatactcctgttattagCACCGCCGTGCGAATTAGTTTTGCCCATTCCACAGATGAAAACGTGCCATCTTTACAGCGATACCCCCAAAAATCTCCAAGCCCCATTTTTTTCTGATGAactcccccaaagaaacccttttcccGGGAAGACTTCCCTTCATGGAGCTTATAATCTTGATTTTTGAAACATCgtctctctatatatactcctgttattagCACCGCAGTGgctatgatatttttatttttagcctGGTagcaagaatttttcattctgGTAATAGTTTTAATATCACTCTTAAGAACATAAATTTATAACAAAGGATAAAATCCAGGTATAAGTTGGTTTAGTGTGCTATATTAAGACAGTATTCCAAGACAATGATTCCTATTCATTCATCAATGGGTATACATATAATGTACAGCTTAAATAGGGTAATGAAAAGAAGACTTTAGTTAACGTGGAGATTAAACGTAAAAATTCCGAAAGTAGCATCGCTTAGATAGAAAATCAACATGCAATCATACTAAAAGCTGCATAGTAAAATTGGAACATTTTGCTCCACAATTTGACCATAAATGTGGGCAAATCATCTGAGTGTGAAAGGTCTTTTGGGGCAAATTGTTCCTTTACCCATAAAAACTGCTTATTGAAACCAAAGTTCTCAAGTTTTCGGTAGTCAACCCTCTCTAAAGATATCTTCACTCATATCCGATAATAAGGCTTTAATAACATAGGCTTAACAGATGAAGTTGAAAGGGAGTTATACTGTTacaactacatgaaaaaatacTGAATATAATATAAAAGTAGAAAAAGAAATTGCGTTTGTTTCCTTTGGACTCCGActggcaaaatatttttgtttggtCTGGTGAGGGTAGTCCGACGTTTCGGCACAAAAGTTGGACACTTCAGCCCAGACGTTTCAGCCCAAGTATTTTTAGTGTAtttagccctaattttttgtCAGAGACACTTCAgcccatatttttcattttgccaaCATCACCCATATTATTGCATTTCCACGACATCATAGTACATTGACACTTCAGCCcaaatgtaaaataaagattttcaaTTATTCATCAATCAATTCCTTTAGTTTTtagttattttgttttcatttaatcATTATATTGACCATCCGTTTGTTTTATCTGCTTATATCACCCTTAATTACGTTTCAACAACATTATAGTACATTGACATTTTGGCACAACAACACTTTGGCTCgaaataaaataaagataatcatCAATCAATTCCTAGTAGGGGgcctccatggccgagtggttagagcattgcgctcaaaatcacacggtctctcacctctAGTCGgtgcgggttcaaatcccgcttgcaccggtaagtgagaaagtttcacAGTTTaatttcggaaggtcagtggtctcttcccaggtatattgcatctgggttctctcttccaccaataaaaactgggcgacaccagataactgaaaaattgttgagtgtggcggaaaacagcaaaacaatcaatcaattgctttggtttttgttattttgttttcatttcatcatTATATTGATTACCCATTTGTGTTGTAACCGTGTAGAATCGGTGCAATTGAAGTGAAACCTGGTTAAATGCGCTAATTGTTAAACAAAAACATGCACGCTGACGGTTTGGCACATGCCCTTGTGTACCCCCAGATAAGTATGAGACAATAACTATGAGCAGTTTCAGAGAAGCCATTAGACACCCATGTCATTTTATTGCATACCACTCCTTAGCTGCTATCAGAGAAAAGAAATGTGTCCGGTGAAACTATAAGTTTCATTATGATTATAGAATAGTATATAGAAGTTCCCATTTGTCGcaaatgaatatatgaaaattcaatttaaaaccACGAACACGACTTAATCATCCACTGAAAAAGTACTTTTATGGATAAATGCATTCAAGAAATTTTGATTCAATATTTCGACAATTATTTGGAATATTGTTTCGTCTGATACGTCAAATATTTggttaaatatatacacattatgttaaaataatttgatgattttaataaattgcAGATATTTGTGTCAGAGTATGAAAAatacatcggaccgtcggacatTTCCAGTAAAAAAATGGATCGGTCCGGTTAAAGTTTGTATAGTTCCTGACCAAATGTCCggtattgtgtttttgttttgtttatagtaTTTCCggtattaaacatgttaaagtaCTTAAGTTTTTCCAAATAAATGTGTATACGCAAGGTAAATCAGGGTAGATATATGAATTTCAGTCGATAAAAAATATTCAGTCTTCGATATTAAGCAGTAGCCCCGTCGATAACCGTGGgtagtaaaatcgggatcggacTACCCAGTATTATTGACGCACATGTCCTGTAAGCCAGTTATATATTTCCGGCGGGGATTATGATCCCCTACTAAAATATAAAGAATGAGCAATTCCTGGTAGGAAATCAGTGAAACAACCCTTTCTTATAGAGAAAGTTGCCGCTAAGAAGAAGTGTGAGGAAACAAAGCGACAAAGAAAATGTTAGCGTGCTTGGCAGGAGAACCGGTCCTGATATGAATACAGTGGtctcatatttttcatttggtGCAGAAAGGAAAACACTGCAAATTGTAAGTTCGTGTCTGGCTCtgataattataaaattgattcTGTAAAAGGACACGAAAATAATAAATGGTGTAAACACTTTGCACCAAAGTAACAACTACAAGTGACCGCCTCAGACGTTCAGAATATGTGATTGAGCTAGTGATTAACCCTTGTTTTTACCTCTATTAGGATGAGAGTGATTATGAAGAATCAGAATTGGAGGATTTTGAAGATACTGTGAAATGACAGAATTAGAAGTTGAAAGAGAGCTGAACTTGTTTTGTTATACTCATAAAAATTAAACTTGAAATTTCGAATCATGTTGAATCATTCCTACACAACATTTGGACTTATTATATTTGGGCTACCAAATTTTGTACTCTCACTTGCCCTATAGACCTATCCAGTATTACGGCCGCCATATTTTTGTAAGAGTTACCTTTCCTAATCGGTTAAAAGGCACTTCCAGTTTCGTTTTCAAGCCTTTTTATGATGCgataatttttaatgttttccaCTAACGTTGCTTACGCGAAGCAAATAAAAGATTGACACTGATACTTGTTGTAATGATGTCATGGCAAGAGCTTACTGACTTGCTTCTAGACACCTGAAAAGGTATTTTTCTCTAGTTTTAACCCACACAATTTCTCGTATAAAATCCCCCTTTGAAGTCTTTGATCAGCTGATTAGTACTGAATTGTATTATTACTGTACGAAGTCATAGTTGTTGTCAAAGGCATAGACCATGATCAGGATGGGAACAACTTCTGATTTTATAAAGACATAATACACAGATCATTAATTTATCGCTTGAATTTAAAAGAAGTGATTCTGTTACAAATTAAAGCTTTTCTCAGTGTTTCTAGCTTTTAATGATCAGctgatgatatgaaaaattctaAAAGGAAACCTTGCAACTGAATCGTATAAGGGATTAATAGGAGTGCATTAAATAGctgattaataaaaaaaaattgcagggTTGGTTGTGTGCATTTTGTAACAAAAAGATGGTGAAACGGTCATGagacccaccccaccccccctccCTTTGACGTTTATGTATGTAATTACAATAGTGCTATGAAAGTGCTTCAACATTCATTCGTGAATAACAGTTATCTTATTCATTAATCAATAAAGATAGAATTATTTAGCAACTGGACAAGAATAATGAACTTATTTATAAAAGTATTACTTGAAAAAGATAATAGATACTAAATTGAACTCACTGATTACAATAAAAAAATAGGTATATACAAATTGATTCATCACATTACATGTAATGAATAAGTTTAAGAAGAGGGTATTCATTATAGGCCATGTCTTTTGCATTATCATAGTTAGTTATATAAAgaatagaaaaaatattcaaacaattacatgtaataagttATGTAGTCACACTTACatgaacatttatttaaattttaccTATTAAAGAAATTACACTGTTACATCAATTAAAATACTGAGCATCTTTTTTGCCTCTTAATCTGCAATATTTGAACCCTGTCATTCTCAACACTATGCGTTTTATCCTACATAACCATCCCACACCTGAATTAATGTGATTTGTTACAAACTGTCTGGATGCTGCTTATATATCCTATCATATTCATTGCTTTACTACATGTAACAGTTGCCTTGAAGTAACAATTAGTTTAATTTAATTGCCATCCATAAACTCATAGTCTGTAGTTAGGCTTACTTGTTTCCTCATCATAGTAACAATTATATACTAAAGATTCTTTTGATAGTTataaagatgtacatgtatgtttcagtGGGAAAAAAATTGAGCTGATATAAGATTTTTCATCTATACTTTATGTGTCTGCACTCAATACCAGCATGCTTTATCATAAAGTGTCAGCTTCATCTAACATTATTCACAATTTGTTAAACAGTATAGTACTATATAGATATGAAACTgaccattgtatatatatatttttttaaaaactaatataaaaaaaattcagtacaatCTGGGTTGTTTGGGAACATATCTTTGATTAATGTCTTTCCACTCTTTACATGATTACTGTCAACCTTGAGATCACATGATAATTAGTTGTGTGTAAATGTATATGAATGTTATTATCAGATACTAAAATCtgcaaataaaaaacaaacaatttatataatataGTCTGTATTTATGTTTACACTCGAGTTGTGTATTTTCTTATAATATTTTGTACTTGATAACAAATGGACAGTCGTGTTTGATATAATATGCTATGCAAGTAAGTGGGTGTAAATTGAGAATTTGAAGAGCAAGATATGTGCTCTAACTGTTCTTTTATACAATCCAAATCCTCTACATTTGCCCTGCCATCAAGGTTATTTACCTTTTCATCTGAGGATAATGCAATATGAAACAACAGTGTTACTAGGTGAAAGCAGTCAATCATAAAAATCCAAATGATTCAATAAAAGTATGAACTCTGAAATCTGAGTCAAGAATATGCTCAAGTTACATTTCATATATAACAAACCTACCAATAACAATCATTATTCCATTTTGCATTTTAGTCGCATTCAG
This genomic window from Ostrea edulis chromosome 4, xbOstEdul1.1, whole genome shotgun sequence contains:
- the LOC125671895 gene encoding cytochrome b-c1 complex subunit 6, mitochondrial-like, whose amino-acid sequence is MALGDEIVAAGEPEEKEEAEEEEEEEDLIDPHSVLRDDCAAKPKCAELKEILDKCNERVAVKPAIEEETCEEELIDYVHCVDHCAARALFGKLA